Proteins co-encoded in one Waddlia chondrophila WSU 86-1044 genomic window:
- a CDS encoding cation:proton antiporter, with amino-acid sequence MGDEFRIIWLLAIGLGLACLFGYIAQKLKQTPTIGYLVAGYLIGPNSPGFVADAYISDQLANIGVTLLMFAVGLSFSWKDLIAVKKVAVPGALALATISFLTGAFYSSYMGEQLLTGFVVGIAICVSSTVVIVRVLSDVNLLHTKQGHLAVGWTIVEDLISVSGLLLLPVFVSIYTFSGSSASDAAFEILLLLAKITLFGVIIYSFGGKFVEAILKVIARTRSHELFTLAILSTTFLIAVGSSQLFGVSVALGAFIAGTIVGRTDMSYQAAANALPMRDAFSVIFFLSVGMLFSPAAILDNLPFFFGLMGILLLLRPLIAFLIVKIAKKPSMTALTVACAIAQIGEYSFIVAEEGSGLGILPDNIYDVLIAAAFSTIALNPFLFKLIGFIKSNKKNYKGELSEEFSLEQIKTAKHGKPSFLPRVIVIGFGPIGQKIAQEMLSRDYHVTIVDQNIDSITLLRDAEVENIFGDATQFHILEKAQTENAQLLVVTIPNFQAVRKIIQAARDINPHIKIIARVQFQSDLQDNSLQDVSVICDEESSSEKLTSFLKEIL; translated from the coding sequence ATGGGCGATGAATTCAGAATTATTTGGCTGTTGGCCATTGGATTGGGTTTAGCTTGCCTCTTCGGCTACATTGCTCAAAAACTCAAGCAAACCCCAACGATAGGATACCTGGTCGCAGGGTATCTCATAGGGCCGAATTCCCCCGGATTTGTTGCAGACGCGTATATTTCCGATCAACTAGCCAATATCGGCGTAACGTTGCTCATGTTTGCTGTCGGTTTAAGCTTCAGCTGGAAAGATCTGATCGCCGTAAAAAAAGTGGCTGTTCCTGGAGCTTTAGCGCTTGCGACAATATCTTTTCTGACAGGAGCTTTCTACAGCAGCTATATGGGGGAGCAGCTGCTTACAGGATTCGTTGTCGGTATTGCGATCTGCGTATCGAGTACAGTTGTCATCGTGCGCGTTTTATCGGATGTCAACCTCCTTCACACCAAGCAAGGCCACCTTGCTGTAGGCTGGACGATCGTCGAGGATCTCATCTCGGTATCAGGCCTTCTTTTACTTCCTGTTTTTGTTTCGATCTACACTTTTTCTGGAAGTTCGGCTTCGGACGCCGCTTTTGAAATTCTTCTTCTCTTAGCCAAAATCACACTCTTTGGAGTCATTATTTATTCTTTTGGAGGAAAATTCGTTGAAGCAATTTTAAAAGTCATTGCCAGGACAAGATCTCATGAACTCTTTACGTTAGCGATTTTATCCACAACATTTTTAATCGCAGTTGGAAGCTCCCAACTCTTTGGCGTTTCCGTAGCTTTAGGAGCATTCATCGCAGGAACAATCGTCGGCAGGACAGATATGAGCTATCAGGCCGCAGCCAACGCTTTACCGATGCGCGATGCATTTTCAGTGATCTTTTTCCTTTCCGTAGGGATGCTTTTCAGCCCTGCAGCCATTTTGGACAACCTGCCATTTTTCTTTGGTTTGATGGGCATACTGCTTCTGCTGCGCCCCTTGATTGCGTTCCTCATCGTCAAAATTGCAAAAAAACCCTCTATGACTGCATTGACAGTCGCATGCGCCATCGCCCAGATCGGAGAATATTCATTTATCGTGGCTGAAGAGGGAAGCGGATTGGGAATTCTTCCCGACAACATCTACGACGTTTTGATTGCAGCAGCATTTTCCACCATTGCTTTGAACCCCTTTTTATTTAAGTTAATCGGGTTCATCAAGAGTAATAAAAAAAATTATAAAGGAGAGCTGTCTGAAGAGTTTTCCCTGGAGCAAATCAAAACTGCCAAGCATGGAAAACCTTCATTCCTTCCCAGAGTAATTGTGATAGGCTTTGGACCTATCGGCCAAAAAATCGCACAAGAAATGTTAAGCCGAGACTACCATGTAACGATCGTTGATCAAAATATTGATTCCATCACTTTGCTTAGAGATGCAGAAGTGGAAAATATTTTTGGAGATGCTACCCAGTTTCATATTCTTGAAAAAGCTCAAACAGAAAATGCTCAACTTTTGGTCGTTACAATACCGAATTTTCAAGCAGTCCGAAAAATCATTCAAGCAGCAAGAGATATCAATCCTCATATAAAAATCATTGCAAGAGTGCAGTTCCAGTCCGACCTGCAAGACAACTCTTTGCAGGATGTCTCAGTGATTTGCGATGAGGAATCTTCATCGGAAAAACTGACCTCTTTTTTGAAAGAAATTTTGTGA
- a CDS encoding tetratricopeptide repeat protein: MKKQLLIASLFTLSMPLYGMDKGCLEKADRYFEATLFDQAEALYLEALHLEPRPSPHEAYIKRQLAKSYYIKKRYQEIVALFSDAGSESFMEDDSDSSLECLFLLGKSLNKLQQYERAISPLEHFLKMKKRAQEVYADDAKFELGLAFFQQKQMMKAKAAFNKIPLKGNQPKLYALGQLYLARIAVFEEDSSAAEQHMRQLEGLQVEFSPFAAEYIRGELHYRKNEWEHASSAFENAIPPQDFEPFQWHADALYYLGWCYLNMGKSSGNLRYLEQAAARFDELESMQPSERTRLSLSQALLASHLIAPNDKIVEKLNRLLGPEVQWKKRDHKHEALFILAESASDFTERKKLHRQLVHDSFSDSPLYSKSWYVKGLSELEEGEKLNQNPQTKKEAGKLFEHAIVSLGKSFDSLYSEHPKIAVNALKQQIYAHYYLQTKEGLLRSLSIISQLLNQYRENLFPLLSNPDEIYFLQGLVASQLLDCEEKRTFFSIAENSLNHCIESYPKGPYLPRALHLLGTLHLQEGNYAQAERAFLKLAHLTPPTNLNGEAWYWAAETAEKSGQEKQVVQQRRKRAYEQIPLSPLADAAYFRYYSYSDYLNGNPNAVQHLNELEIRFPHSPYLMIAKYLLGLEAISERKTPNGKIKKPSDPHLAVELFNASASLFSELPIPEQNTAYFSMVRFRSLIEQSFALKSQGKDEASIELLKNIYEECRSCEHSKIEEEAALLLVQGYLDQANNNAASSILAEILEKYHLTKTTRGYYLSRAWYQRGVLAMKQENPLFAEQCFQRAEDAAKGKILSTDELLDLWIQQSISFQEQGKTDEAMLILSKVINYDAVSAERLRAMYLRANIYESQGRKDLARRQLQAIASKGGPWSLKAKEKLDKYYGYQ; the protein is encoded by the coding sequence ATGAAGAAACAACTTCTTATCGCATCGCTGTTCACCCTCTCCATGCCACTATATGGAATGGATAAAGGCTGTTTGGAAAAAGCTGATCGTTACTTTGAAGCAACCCTATTCGATCAAGCCGAAGCGCTTTATCTTGAAGCATTGCATCTAGAGCCTCGTCCAAGCCCTCATGAAGCGTACATCAAAAGACAACTAGCCAAAAGCTACTACATCAAAAAACGGTATCAGGAGATCGTCGCTCTTTTTTCCGACGCCGGCAGCGAATCCTTTATGGAAGATGATAGTGATTCTTCTTTAGAATGCCTCTTTCTTTTAGGAAAAAGTTTGAACAAGCTGCAGCAATACGAGCGCGCCATCTCTCCACTCGAACATTTCCTTAAAATGAAAAAACGTGCACAAGAGGTCTATGCCGACGACGCCAAATTCGAGCTTGGCCTTGCATTTTTTCAACAAAAACAGATGATGAAAGCGAAAGCCGCATTTAATAAAATCCCCCTCAAAGGAAACCAACCGAAACTTTACGCTCTTGGACAGCTTTACCTTGCGCGCATTGCTGTTTTTGAAGAAGACAGCTCCGCAGCGGAGCAGCACATGCGGCAGCTCGAAGGGTTGCAAGTGGAGTTTTCACCTTTTGCCGCAGAATATATTAGAGGAGAGCTCCACTACCGTAAAAACGAGTGGGAGCACGCCTCCTCGGCCTTTGAAAACGCAATTCCCCCTCAAGATTTCGAGCCGTTTCAATGGCACGCAGATGCCCTTTATTATTTGGGCTGGTGCTATCTCAACATGGGAAAATCATCCGGAAATCTCCGTTATTTGGAGCAAGCAGCGGCAAGATTCGACGAACTTGAATCCATGCAGCCCTCGGAAAGGACTCGATTATCCTTAAGCCAAGCACTGCTTGCAAGCCATCTCATTGCTCCTAACGACAAGATCGTTGAGAAACTGAACCGACTGCTGGGGCCTGAAGTCCAATGGAAAAAAAGAGATCACAAACACGAAGCGCTGTTCATTCTTGCCGAATCCGCATCCGACTTTACAGAGAGGAAAAAGCTGCACCGCCAGCTCGTCCACGATTCTTTTTCCGATTCTCCTCTTTACAGCAAATCGTGGTATGTCAAAGGGCTTAGCGAACTTGAAGAAGGGGAAAAACTGAATCAGAATCCTCAAACAAAAAAAGAAGCAGGCAAGTTATTCGAACACGCAATCGTCTCATTGGGCAAAAGCTTCGACTCACTGTATTCGGAGCATCCCAAAATTGCGGTGAACGCTCTGAAACAGCAAATTTACGCGCACTACTATTTACAAACCAAAGAAGGTTTACTCAGATCTCTTTCCATAATCAGTCAGCTGCTCAACCAATACCGTGAAAATCTCTTCCCCTTATTAAGCAACCCCGATGAAATCTATTTTCTTCAAGGGCTTGTTGCCTCGCAATTATTGGATTGCGAGGAGAAGCGCACATTCTTCAGCATCGCTGAAAATTCCCTCAACCATTGCATTGAAAGCTACCCCAAAGGGCCTTATTTACCTCGGGCGCTCCATCTTCTCGGAACGCTGCATCTTCAGGAAGGAAACTACGCGCAAGCTGAGCGAGCCTTTTTAAAGCTTGCACACCTTACCCCTCCCACCAACCTTAACGGAGAAGCGTGGTACTGGGCAGCAGAAACTGCTGAAAAATCCGGTCAAGAGAAACAGGTTGTCCAGCAACGAAGAAAACGCGCCTATGAGCAAATTCCTCTTTCCCCCCTCGCAGATGCGGCCTATTTCCGTTATTATTCCTATAGCGACTATCTCAACGGAAACCCAAACGCTGTGCAACATCTCAACGAACTAGAGATCCGTTTTCCCCATTCTCCTTATCTCATGATTGCCAAGTATCTGTTAGGCCTTGAGGCAATCAGTGAAAGAAAAACTCCAAACGGCAAAATCAAAAAGCCCTCCGATCCCCACCTTGCGGTTGAACTTTTCAACGCATCTGCCAGCCTCTTCAGCGAACTGCCGATCCCGGAGCAAAACACCGCTTATTTTTCCATGGTCCGCTTCCGCTCTCTGATTGAGCAATCGTTTGCTCTCAAATCTCAAGGAAAAGACGAGGCATCCATTGAGCTCTTAAAAAATATTTATGAGGAATGCCGAAGCTGCGAACACTCAAAAATTGAAGAGGAAGCCGCTCTCCTCCTTGTTCAGGGCTATTTGGATCAAGCAAACAATAACGCCGCCAGTTCCATTCTTGCCGAAATTCTAGAAAAATATCACCTCACTAAAACCACGCGCGGCTATTATCTATCTCGCGCATGGTACCAGCGAGGAGTTCTTGCGATGAAGCAAGAGAACCCTCTTTTTGCCGAGCAATGTTTTCAACGCGCCGAGGATGCAGCAAAAGGAAAAATTCTCAGCACTGATGAACTCTTAGATCTCTGGATTCAGCAGAGCATCAGTTTTCAGGAGCAGGGAAAAACGGATGAAGCGATGCTGATCCTATCCAAGGTGATTAACTACGACGCAGTGTCTGCGGAACGGTTGCGCGCAATGTACCTACGCGCAAATATTTATGAATCTCAGGGACGGAAAGACCTGGCACGCCGTCAGCTGCAAGCGATAGCATCCAAAGGGGGTCCCTGGTCCTTGAAAGCAAAAGAAAAATTGGACAAATACTATGGCTATCAATGA
- a CDS encoding histone — MALSKTINEMRSLFTGLIDDLQKAEAGNKAASQRVRTGTIRLEKVAKLYRKESIKAEKSSKGKKKAVKKTAKKAVAKKPAKKAAAKKKPAAKKAVAKKTTAAKKPAAKQAVKKPAKKKAAKKTTARARALTVKRKQTAKLPRKRAR; from the coding sequence ATGGCGCTCAGTAAAACTATCAACGAAATGAGGAGCCTTTTTACAGGTCTAATCGATGACCTTCAAAAGGCTGAAGCAGGTAACAAAGCTGCCTCTCAGCGTGTAAGAACAGGGACGATCCGTTTAGAAAAAGTGGCTAAATTGTATCGCAAAGAATCTATCAAAGCTGAGAAATCTTCTAAAGGCAAAAAGAAAGCGGTAAAGAAAACTGCTAAGAAAGCCGTTGCCAAGAAGCCTGCAAAAAAAGCTGCGGCCAAGAAAAAGCCTGCAGCAAAGAAGGCGGTAGCTAAAAAAACGACGGCTGCTAAAAAGCCTGCAGCTAAACAAGCTGTTAAAAAACCAGCAAAGAAAAAAGCTGCAAAGAAAACGACAGCTAGAGCTAGAGCTTTAACAGTTAAAAGAAAGCAAACAGCTAAACTTCCTAGAAAAAGAGCTAGATAG
- the tgt gene encoding tRNA guanosine(34) transglycosylase Tgt, with protein sequence MKFHLIKSDLESKARLGELETAHGKIPTPIFMPVGTRGAVKTITNQHLLEMDAKIILGNTYHLMLRPGMEIMKKAGGLHRLMNWDRPILTDSGGFQVFSLSSLNKVTEEGVYFQSHIDGSRHFLGPEESMEIQKAIGSDIVMAFDECSPYPASRDRIEKAMERTLRWEKRSRDYELGEHQALFAITQGGMFSDLREQSTKELAKIDFDGYAIGGLSVGEPAEMMYEMLDVSEPYLPKDKPRYLMGVGTPRNIIEAVMRGVDLFDCVLPTRNARNGTAFTWSGKVSIKAGKYAEDFTPLDPNLDCYTSQFSKAYIRHLLNVNEITGLSLVTMQNLSFYLDFMEKIRQAIQNETLSEFYANICEIYP encoded by the coding sequence ATGAAATTTCATCTTATCAAATCCGATTTGGAGAGTAAAGCTCGTCTGGGAGAGTTGGAAACAGCTCATGGGAAAATTCCGACTCCTATTTTCATGCCGGTAGGTACCAGAGGAGCTGTCAAAACGATCACAAACCAGCATCTGCTTGAGATGGATGCAAAGATTATCCTTGGAAACACCTATCATCTGATGCTGCGGCCGGGAATGGAGATCATGAAAAAAGCGGGTGGCTTGCATCGATTGATGAATTGGGACAGGCCGATTCTCACAGATTCCGGCGGATTTCAAGTCTTTTCACTGTCCAGCTTGAATAAAGTAACCGAGGAGGGTGTGTATTTCCAATCCCATATTGATGGTTCTCGCCACTTTCTAGGGCCTGAAGAGAGCATGGAAATTCAAAAGGCGATCGGATCGGATATTGTCATGGCGTTTGACGAATGCTCTCCTTATCCCGCCAGTCGCGACAGGATTGAAAAAGCGATGGAGCGCACTCTGAGATGGGAAAAAAGGAGCCGCGACTATGAGTTGGGAGAGCATCAAGCTCTTTTTGCAATCACGCAGGGGGGAATGTTTAGCGACTTGCGCGAGCAGTCGACGAAAGAATTGGCGAAGATAGATTTTGATGGCTATGCAATCGGAGGTTTATCTGTTGGAGAGCCGGCGGAGATGATGTATGAGATGCTTGATGTTTCCGAACCTTACCTTCCGAAAGACAAACCTCGTTATCTTATGGGCGTTGGCACTCCGCGCAACATTATCGAAGCAGTTATGCGGGGAGTTGATCTGTTCGACTGTGTGCTTCCGACTCGCAACGCGCGCAATGGAACAGCCTTCACTTGGTCGGGCAAAGTTTCGATCAAGGCTGGTAAATATGCAGAAGACTTTACTCCTCTCGACCCCAATTTAGATTGTTATACCTCTCAATTTAGCAAGGCGTATATCCGTCATTTGCTGAATGTCAATGAAATCACAGGATTGTCCTTAGTGACGATGCAGAATCTCTCTTTTTACCTTGATTTCATGGAGAAAATTCGGCAAGCTATTCAAAATGAAACTTTATCCGAATTTTATGCTAATATTTGCGAAATTTACCCGTGA
- a CDS encoding MotA/TolQ/ExbB proton channel family protein has product MAINEYLATIFHYNSNWNIILILIGFCSIVSFTIFIERLMHLKRSEIDTNSFILQLRKHINDGDVIEAIHTCEKTKGTISNIVKAGLAKHNRSKEEIENSMEIAGMIEIAQLEKNAKILSIIAHIAPLVGLLGTVLGFIQAFAEMRMSGLVDISANRIGEAMEYALVTTAAGLVVAIPSVLAYNYVVSRIEGFILEIQTSSSEIVDLLVYQKEY; this is encoded by the coding sequence ATGGCTATCAATGAGTATCTAGCGACAATCTTCCACTACAATTCAAATTGGAACATTATCCTCATCCTGATCGGATTTTGCTCTATTGTCAGCTTTACGATCTTTATCGAGCGGCTCATGCATCTGAAAAGGTCTGAAATCGACACAAATAGTTTTATCCTACAGCTAAGGAAGCATATCAACGACGGCGATGTGATCGAGGCCATCCACACATGCGAGAAAACAAAAGGGACCATCTCAAACATTGTCAAAGCGGGACTTGCGAAACACAATCGCAGCAAAGAAGAGATCGAAAATTCTATGGAAATCGCTGGCATGATCGAGATTGCTCAATTGGAAAAAAACGCAAAAATCCTGTCCATCATCGCTCATATTGCACCACTAGTAGGGCTTTTGGGCACTGTACTCGGTTTCATTCAGGCATTTGCCGAAATGCGGATGAGCGGCCTCGTCGATATTTCCGCTAATCGAATCGGAGAAGCGATGGAATATGCCCTTGTGACAACTGCCGCAGGGCTTGTTGTGGCGATCCCTTCAGTCCTGGCATACAACTACGTCGTCAGCCGGATCGAAGGATTTATTTTAGAGATCCAAACCTCTTCTTCGGAAATTGTGGACCTTCTTGTTTATCAAAAGGAATATTAA
- the rlmD gene encoding 23S rRNA (uracil(1939)-C(5))-methyltransferase RlmD, giving the protein MSIRNKQCQVEVDIVNFSKKGNGIGYFLRQDEQTWPVEVSFAVPGDRVKTTLSRKRSGIYRSRLDEIMAPSPDRIAPKCSHFGVCGGCRWQQMPYSKQLKEKELLIQHQFGHLLTDSVDLYQIVPCDTPWNYRNKMEFSFSTDLEGNKYLGLMMDQGRGKVMDLQECHLTNPWFIETVSAVRDWWEESELEAYHSYKDLGSLRTLTVREGIRTGDRMVNLTVSGNPDFALKKHHLEGFVAFVRDAIEPVDPDKRLSIFLTIQQIKKGYPTQFYEMHLYGADTIREELHIQMLTEGGLEPLLFHISPAAFFQPNTLQAEKLYSLALELAQISKEQVVYDLYCGTGTLGICAAKRAKQVVGVELSPESAHDARHNAKENRIENLTILTGAVRRVLEEIKEKELFPDPDVVMVDPPRAGLDPHAIKHLLELGPPKIVYVSCNPATQVENVKEFLKDGYVLKAVQPVDQFPQTVHIENIVLLAKKS; this is encoded by the coding sequence ATGTCTATACGTAATAAGCAGTGTCAAGTCGAAGTTGATATTGTCAACTTCTCCAAAAAAGGCAATGGCATTGGCTATTTCCTCAGGCAAGATGAACAAACTTGGCCTGTGGAAGTTTCCTTTGCCGTTCCCGGCGATCGAGTAAAAACGACTCTTTCAAGAAAACGGTCAGGAATTTATCGCAGCCGCCTTGATGAAATCATGGCGCCGTCTCCAGATAGAATTGCTCCAAAATGCTCGCATTTTGGAGTGTGCGGCGGGTGCAGATGGCAGCAGATGCCTTATTCCAAACAACTGAAAGAAAAAGAATTGTTGATTCAGCATCAATTTGGACATTTGCTGACCGATTCTGTTGATCTCTATCAGATTGTGCCGTGCGATACGCCCTGGAATTACCGAAATAAAATGGAGTTTTCCTTTTCAACCGATCTTGAAGGCAATAAATATCTCGGGTTGATGATGGATCAGGGAAGAGGAAAAGTGATGGATTTGCAGGAGTGCCATTTGACCAACCCGTGGTTTATCGAAACAGTTTCGGCAGTAAGGGATTGGTGGGAAGAATCGGAATTAGAGGCCTACCATTCATACAAGGATTTAGGATCGTTACGCACATTGACTGTGCGCGAGGGAATCCGCACCGGAGATCGGATGGTCAACTTGACCGTGTCGGGAAATCCCGACTTTGCCCTCAAAAAGCACCACTTGGAGGGATTTGTTGCTTTTGTAAGGGATGCCATCGAACCTGTCGACCCCGACAAAAGACTGAGTATTTTTTTGACCATCCAACAAATTAAAAAAGGGTATCCTACCCAGTTTTATGAGATGCATTTGTATGGTGCTGATACAATCCGCGAGGAGCTGCATATTCAAATGCTGACAGAAGGGGGCTTGGAGCCCTTGCTATTCCACATCAGCCCTGCAGCGTTTTTTCAGCCAAATACGCTGCAAGCAGAAAAGCTTTATTCTCTCGCGTTGGAACTTGCTCAAATTTCAAAAGAACAGGTCGTTTACGATCTTTATTGCGGGACGGGAACTCTTGGGATTTGTGCTGCGAAAAGAGCAAAACAGGTTGTCGGGGTGGAGCTCTCTCCTGAGTCGGCGCATGATGCCCGCCATAACGCCAAAGAGAATCGGATTGAAAATCTCACAATTTTAACAGGAGCTGTGCGAAGGGTGCTAGAGGAGATCAAAGAGAAAGAGTTATTTCCCGATCCCGATGTGGTGATGGTCGATCCGCCGCGGGCAGGGTTGGATCCGCATGCAATCAAGCATCTGTTGGAGCTTGGGCCGCCAAAGATTGTTTATGTTTCTTGCAATCCTGCAACCCAAGTCGAAAATGTTAAAGAGTTCCTGAAAGACGGTTATGTATTGAAAGCAGTTCAGCCGGTCGATCAATTTCCTCAGACAGTTCACATTGAAAATATTGTTTTACTTGCTAAAAAATCATGA
- a CDS encoding protein-L-isoaspartate(D-aspartate) O-methyltransferase, translated as MLFPLRSRKIKKSDFLIQRQKMVKRQLLPRAIHDSATLDSMSKVPRHLFVPSESVSYAYEDSPLQIGCGQTISQPYIVALMAQSALLNSNAVVLEIGTGSGYGAAVLSHLCSSVYTIERVPELAKESRLRLQTLGYENVYVKLDDGTLGWPEHAPYDAILVTASSPTFPQALIEQLKEGGRLIVPVGSRNAQNLIRLTKTGQEAFRKENLGSVRFVPLIGEQGWPLDEKGS; from the coding sequence ATGTTGTTTCCGCTTCGGAGTCGGAAAATCAAAAAGAGTGATTTTTTGATTCAAAGGCAAAAGATGGTGAAGCGGCAGCTTCTGCCGCGTGCTATTCATGATTCCGCCACTTTGGACAGTATGTCTAAAGTGCCCCGCCATCTCTTTGTCCCTTCTGAAAGCGTTTCTTATGCTTATGAAGACTCGCCTCTTCAAATTGGCTGCGGCCAGACGATCAGCCAACCCTATATTGTTGCTTTGATGGCTCAGTCTGCCCTTTTGAATTCTAACGCAGTTGTTTTGGAGATCGGGACAGGCAGCGGATACGGAGCTGCTGTTTTATCTCATTTGTGCAGCTCTGTGTACACGATCGAAAGGGTCCCTGAATTAGCTAAGGAGAGCCGTTTAAGGCTTCAAACCTTAGGTTATGAAAATGTCTATGTGAAACTCGATGATGGAACATTGGGGTGGCCTGAGCATGCGCCTTATGACGCCATCTTGGTGACCGCTTCCTCTCCGACGTTCCCTCAAGCATTGATCGAACAGTTAAAAGAAGGCGGGAGGTTGATCGTTCCGGTTGGCAGTAGAAACGCACAGAATTTGATCCGGTTGACGAAAACTGGGCAGGAGGCTTTCCGCAAAGAGAATTTGGGGTCTGTCCGTTTCGTCCCTTTGATTGGAGAACAGGGCTGGCCGTTGGATGAAAAGGGATCATAA
- the yajC gene encoding preprotein translocase subunit YajC encodes MKTLTLTAFLTVLTSSALFAQDGGTRPEPGMLQPIMMIAIAMAFFYFILWRPEQKRRKALEEQRSSLKKGDKVTVMGIIGHIDRDQGDTVILKMIDGNKIEVLKGAITDVVSASESENQKE; translated from the coding sequence ATGAAGACATTGACTTTGACTGCATTTCTCACTGTATTAACAAGCTCGGCTCTATTTGCTCAGGATGGCGGCACCCGCCCTGAACCCGGGATGTTGCAGCCGATCATGATGATCGCTATTGCAATGGCATTTTTCTACTTTATTTTGTGGCGTCCGGAGCAAAAGCGCAGGAAGGCGTTGGAGGAGCAGCGTTCCAGTTTGAAGAAAGGAGACAAGGTGACTGTAATGGGAATTATCGGTCATATTGATCGCGATCAAGGAGATACTGTCATTCTTAAAATGATTGATGGAAATAAGATCGAAGTTTTAAAGGGAGCCATCACTGATGTTGTTTCCGCTTCGGAGTCGGAAAATCAAAAAGAGTGA
- a CDS encoding purple acid phosphatase family protein — MTKIPALLFLAFCPLWTWGESNPVASYLTWQRDPSTTMTVQWLTKKGEETHNLYYKKEGEKHWIIALAEQIALPRELPYVLHRVEIFQLTPNTRYLFKPGKWEAETRQFYTLPNTPNETIRFVVGGDMYHDKVEHLLKTHRAAAKQAPQFAVLGGDIAYSSTKRINSGTSKNSRWITFFQAWSEEMITPDGLSIPIIAAIGNHDVNGYYSQPPKEAAPFYAFFPFPDEKGFRVLDIGAHFSLIILDSGHTNPIDGKQSQWLEKVLSARKHIPHKFAAYHVPAYPSVRNFMNDISIQVRQNWVPLFEQYGLAAAFEHHDHAYKRTHPILKGHIDQCGVTYIGDGAYGVERVRPPKSPFHTWYLAQTAQVRHFILATIDGNYRKYQAINADGKVFDQLQQEVLHSSFFPSLILLY, encoded by the coding sequence GTGACAAAAATTCCCGCTCTGCTATTTCTGGCTTTCTGCCCCCTTTGGACTTGGGGAGAAAGCAACCCTGTAGCCTCCTACCTCACCTGGCAGCGGGATCCATCGACAACCATGACGGTGCAATGGCTGACGAAAAAAGGAGAAGAAACCCATAACCTTTACTATAAAAAAGAAGGTGAAAAGCATTGGATCATCGCTCTCGCCGAGCAGATCGCACTACCGAGAGAGCTTCCCTACGTCCTTCATCGGGTAGAGATTTTCCAACTAACTCCTAACACACGCTACCTTTTCAAACCTGGAAAATGGGAGGCGGAAACGCGGCAGTTCTACACCTTGCCTAATACGCCGAATGAAACAATCCGCTTCGTTGTCGGTGGAGACATGTACCACGATAAGGTAGAACATCTTCTTAAAACACACAGGGCTGCCGCCAAACAAGCTCCTCAATTCGCCGTCTTGGGCGGAGACATCGCCTACTCTTCCACTAAGCGCATCAACAGCGGCACATCAAAGAACAGCAGATGGATCACCTTCTTTCAGGCTTGGTCAGAAGAGATGATCACGCCTGATGGCTTATCCATCCCCATCATCGCCGCCATTGGAAACCATGATGTGAACGGATATTATAGCCAGCCTCCAAAGGAAGCTGCGCCATTCTATGCTTTTTTCCCTTTTCCTGATGAAAAAGGATTTCGCGTACTCGATATCGGCGCTCATTTTTCGTTAATTATTCTCGATTCAGGGCACACTAATCCCATCGATGGCAAACAGTCCCAATGGCTTGAAAAAGTTCTCAGCGCAAGAAAGCATATTCCGCACAAATTCGCAGCCTATCATGTTCCTGCCTACCCGTCTGTTAGAAACTTCATGAACGACATCAGCATACAAGTGAGACAAAACTGGGTGCCGCTCTTTGAGCAATACGGGCTGGCTGCTGCGTTCGAACACCACGACCACGCCTATAAAAGAACCCACCCCATTTTGAAAGGGCATATCGATCAGTGCGGAGTCACGTACATAGGAGACGGCGCTTACGGCGTGGAGCGTGTGCGCCCTCCAAAAAGCCCTTTCCATACCTGGTATTTAGCACAAACAGCTCAGGTGAGACATTTCATTCTTGCCACAATCGATGGAAACTATCGAAAATATCAAGCAATCAACGCGGACGGAAAAGTTTTCGATCAGCTGCAGCAAGAGGTTCTCCATTCTTCTTTTTTTCCGTCATTGATATTGTTATACTGA